Proteins from a genomic interval of Rubinisphaera italica:
- a CDS encoding universal stress protein — translation MISLAKILVGVDLSHADRLISHDLSDQCEQAVKKAIELAKAGDGELTFFAAIDISEQALHLIETDDDSGKKSTVEVEAEEVLGQFVARASEAGVKAGFCIAFGASWEKTIQEVLKNNHTLVVIGRKSKTTISNFFFGRTAVKLLRKCPVPVYVAKPDPVRPVESILVADDFAEIGEDLLDAGVQFAKALDTRLHVVHVVESGDDYKLAGSGIAREDLDKLHNEELEQANTIAADRLSRTDARTIPQGTMVHIEKGTAEKVISKILEDEKVDLLIMGTNGRTGFSAMMMGNTAERLLAESDCSLLAIKPRDFQCSVKV, via the coding sequence ATGATCTCATTGGCAAAAATTCTGGTAGGTGTGGATTTGTCTCACGCAGATCGACTGATCAGTCACGATTTGTCAGATCAATGCGAGCAAGCCGTCAAAAAGGCAATTGAACTGGCCAAAGCTGGCGATGGAGAACTGACATTCTTTGCGGCGATCGATATCTCGGAACAGGCACTGCATCTGATTGAAACCGATGATGACAGTGGCAAAAAATCGACTGTTGAAGTCGAAGCCGAGGAAGTCCTTGGCCAGTTCGTAGCAAGAGCGTCCGAAGCTGGCGTGAAAGCTGGATTCTGTATTGCCTTTGGGGCCAGTTGGGAAAAGACAATCCAGGAAGTTCTTAAGAACAATCACACTTTGGTTGTAATTGGCCGGAAGTCTAAGACGACAATTTCGAATTTCTTCTTTGGTCGTACCGCTGTCAAACTGCTTCGAAAATGCCCGGTTCCCGTTTATGTGGCCAAGCCGGATCCTGTTCGACCCGTCGAAAGTATACTGGTTGCCGATGACTTCGCTGAAATTGGTGAAGACCTGCTCGATGCGGGCGTTCAGTTTGCCAAAGCACTCGATACTCGACTGCATGTCGTGCATGTGGTCGAATCGGGAGATGACTACAAACTGGCTGGCAGCGGGATTGCCCGGGAAGATCTCGACAAATTGCACAATGAAGAACTCGAGCAGGCTAACACGATTGCCGCTGATCGCCTTTCGCGAACCGATGCCCGAACGATACCTCAAGGAACGATGGTGCACATCGAAAAAGGGACGGCTGAGAAAGTCATCAGCAAAATCCTGGAAGATGAGAAAGTCGATCTGTTAATCATGGGAACCAACGGTCGCACTGGGTTTTCCGCCATGATGATGGGGAACACAGCCGAGCGATTACTGGCAGAATCGGATTGCTCTCTGCTGGCCATCAAGCCCCGAGATTTTCAGTGTTCTGTCAAAGTCTGA
- a CDS encoding solute:sodium symporter family transporter — MDIVTIISFLFFTGLVGLLTWIITRKDDHESTQGYFLAGRSLSFPLIAGSLLLTNLSTEQMVGLNGAAFNDGLCVMVWEVVCVVALVFMAWFFLPRFLKSGVATVPQYLEIRFDHQTQLITNLIFLLAYVGILLPIILYSGATGMIGILDIPSMLGTFPEQMGMAPGTMALWLIVWAVGIIGSIYALFGGLRTVAVSDTINGIGLLIGGFLITGFALASMGGDGGISAGFNTLVEEQRSRFNSVGGPESSVPFATIFSGIFLLNLFYWTTNQQIIQRTFGASSLAEGQKGVLLTGALKLLGPLYLVIPGMIAFSIFAGQDIKADHAYGLLVNKVLPAPLTGFFAAAMIGAILSSFNSALNSACTLFSLGLYKNVFVPEATEEQVVRSGKLFGWIVAVAAMSIAPLLANTSSIFGYLQKMNGMYFIPIFAVVLVGMLTKRVPAFAAKLALIVGFGLIATGYFVSPFDKIVASMHEFNFLGIVFSWLIILMLVIGEIYPRETEFIQEDVGAVDMTPWKFAKPVGLILIAIVFTIYASFADFSVLVPTP; from the coding sequence TTGGATATTGTCACTATCATTTCATTCCTGTTTTTTACCGGACTGGTCGGTTTACTCACTTGGATCATCACGCGGAAAGATGACCATGAAAGCACGCAGGGATATTTCCTGGCAGGACGATCTCTCAGTTTTCCCCTGATTGCCGGCTCGCTCCTGCTGACAAATCTCTCGACCGAGCAGATGGTGGGATTGAATGGAGCCGCCTTCAACGATGGTCTTTGTGTGATGGTTTGGGAAGTGGTTTGCGTGGTCGCCCTGGTCTTCATGGCCTGGTTTTTCCTGCCACGCTTTCTCAAAAGTGGTGTCGCGACCGTGCCTCAATATCTGGAGATCCGCTTTGATCATCAGACCCAACTGATTACGAATCTCATATTCCTGCTCGCTTACGTCGGAATTCTATTGCCGATCATTCTTTACTCAGGTGCGACGGGAATGATAGGTATTCTCGATATTCCTTCGATGCTTGGGACCTTTCCTGAGCAAATGGGAATGGCTCCCGGCACAATGGCATTGTGGCTGATTGTCTGGGCCGTTGGGATTATCGGTTCGATTTACGCCTTGTTCGGAGGACTCAGAACCGTCGCAGTCTCTGATACCATCAATGGGATTGGACTTCTGATCGGCGGTTTTCTGATTACTGGTTTTGCATTGGCAAGCATGGGTGGAGATGGAGGGATCTCGGCTGGATTCAACACGCTGGTTGAGGAACAACGTTCTCGATTCAACTCCGTTGGTGGCCCGGAATCCTCAGTTCCCTTTGCGACAATTTTTTCAGGTATTTTTCTGCTGAATCTATTTTATTGGACGACTAATCAACAAATTATTCAACGGACATTTGGCGCGAGCAGCCTGGCTGAAGGTCAGAAGGGAGTTTTGTTAACAGGGGCTTTGAAGCTGTTAGGGCCACTGTATCTGGTAATTCCCGGTATGATCGCCTTTTCCATTTTCGCAGGGCAAGACATTAAGGCTGACCATGCTTATGGATTGCTCGTGAATAAAGTACTGCCGGCTCCCCTGACAGGCTTTTTCGCGGCGGCCATGATCGGTGCGATTCTCTCCAGTTTCAACTCGGCTCTTAACAGCGCCTGTACTCTGTTCAGCCTCGGTCTCTATAAGAACGTGTTCGTGCCAGAAGCCACCGAAGAACAGGTGGTTCGCAGCGGGAAACTTTTTGGTTGGATAGTTGCCGTCGCTGCCATGTCGATTGCCCCGCTACTCGCTAATACCTCAAGCATTTTTGGCTATCTTCAGAAAATGAACGGGATGTATTTCATCCCCATTTTTGCCGTTGTGCTGGTTGGTATGCTGACGAAAAGAGTGCCGGCTTTTGCTGCAAAATTAGCTTTGATCGTTGGCTTTGGCCTGATCGCGACCGGCTATTTTGTGTCTCCTTTCGACAAGATTGTCGCATCGATGCACGAGTTCAATTTCCTCGGGATCGTCTTCAGCTGGTTGATCATTCTGATGCTTGTCATCGGGGAAATCTATCCCCGTGAAACCGAGTTTATTCAGGAAGATGTTGGCGCCGTCGACATGACACCCTGGAAATTTGCCAAGCCTGTCGGGTTGATTTTGATCGCGATCGTCTTCACGATTTACGCCAGTTTCGCCGACTTCAGTGTGCTGGTTCCTACTCCATAA
- a CDS encoding aldose epimerase family protein, which yields MMIFLGVPQMSSAAIKTEDFDSIKLYTLKNNSGMTVKITNYGAIITSIIVPDKNGKAGDIALGYNRVEDYINAVDKPYFGAIVGRYGNRIAKGQFEIDGETYSLAVNNGENHLHGGTIGFDKVVWNAEPMEGNGWQALKLTYLAKDMEEGYPGNLEVSVTYTLNNKNELKVDYLATTDKATHINLTQHTYFNLKGEGEGTILDHELMLNASKYTPTDSGAIPTGELAEVKETPFDFTKAKTIGKEIDEDHQQLIYGLGYDHNWVIDREDEEGLTLAARVHEPTTGRVMEIETTEPGIQFYCGNFLDGRLKGKSGKPYVKRGGFCLETQHYPDSPNQPNFPSTLLKPGEEYETTTVFRFSTKK from the coding sequence ATGATGATCTTTCTGGGAGTTCCCCAAATGAGTTCGGCTGCGATTAAAACCGAAGACTTTGACAGCATCAAACTTTATACGCTCAAAAACAACTCCGGCATGACGGTGAAAATCACCAATTACGGAGCGATTATTACCTCGATAATCGTGCCCGATAAGAACGGCAAAGCGGGTGATATTGCTTTGGGTTACAACCGGGTTGAAGACTATATCAATGCGGTCGATAAACCTTATTTTGGGGCGATTGTCGGACGTTACGGCAACCGGATTGCCAAGGGCCAATTTGAGATCGATGGTGAAACCTATTCGCTGGCAGTGAATAATGGCGAGAATCATTTGCATGGTGGAACGATCGGATTTGATAAGGTTGTTTGGAATGCTGAGCCGATGGAAGGCAATGGCTGGCAGGCGCTCAAGTTGACTTATCTGGCTAAGGATATGGAAGAAGGTTATCCCGGAAATCTGGAAGTCAGTGTCACTTATACGCTCAACAACAAGAACGAGTTAAAGGTCGATTATCTCGCAACCACCGATAAAGCGACGCACATCAACCTGACTCAGCACACCTACTTCAACCTCAAGGGAGAAGGCGAAGGGACGATTCTCGATCACGAATTAATGCTCAACGCGAGCAAGTACACTCCGACTGACTCTGGAGCAATCCCCACTGGCGAATTGGCAGAGGTCAAAGAGACTCCTTTCGATTTCACCAAAGCGAAAACAATCGGCAAAGAGATCGACGAGGACCATCAGCAACTGATCTATGGGCTTGGGTATGATCACAACTGGGTGATTGATCGTGAAGACGAAGAGGGCCTGACTTTAGCCGCTCGTGTTCATGAACCGACCACAGGCCGAGTGATGGAAATTGAAACGACAGAACCGGGCATTCAATTTTATTGCGGCAACTTTCTGGATGGACGCCTGAAAGGAAAGTCGGGTAAACCGTATGTGAAACGAGGCGGTTTCTGCCTGGAAACGCAGCATTATCCCGATAGCCCCAATCAACCAAACTTCCCGAGTACCTTGTTAAAGCCCGGTGAAGAGTACGAGACAACGACAGTGTTTCGGTTCAGCACCAAGAAGTAA
- a CDS encoding DUF1553 domain-containing protein encodes MKSLLRISTIMLTFAVLAVQVKAAEPAKISFNQDVRPILSDRCYFCHGPDPAHREADLRLDDRDVALEFLAIVPGKPDESELIRRIESHDPDEQMPPPASKRMISAEEIDTLRSWITQGAEYQQHWSFRRIEETAVPEIADSTWPTNEIDHFILQALKERQLQPNQPANRETLLRRVTFDLTGLPPTLEELDAFLLDESPKAYEKVVDRLLASPAYGERMTSEWLDVARYSDTYGYQVDRDRFVWPWRDWVINSFNQNLPYDQFITEQLAGDLLPNPTQDQILATTFNRLHPQKVEGGSVPEEFRIEYVADRTQTFATAFLGLTMECARCHSHKYDPLTQTEYYQISSFFDNIDEAGLYSFFTSAIPTPTLLLTNDQQKQQIADLQKAITEKVSEEAQLRQEAHSRYEEWRVGDHSELIKDQQKLIPDQIAHLDFESGSFGNNTSVPGVHGQAVKLTGDDAINLEVGNFRRFQPFSVSLWMQTPDVKERAVIFHRSRAWTDAASRGYEMLIEEGRLSASLIHFWPGNAISIRTKDKIPTSEWLHVAMTYDGSSRAGGIGLWINGVKAETEIIRNQLQKNITGGGGDNIAIGERFRDRGFKNGLVDDFKVYQRELTLVEVADLAERQSLESILAMTTEERTPEQLFRIKTYYLSNFDEAYRKHLEELRSMREKLCNLLDPVSEIMVMREREEPRPTYLLNRGDYTQPADEVRDEIPAVLNPFPEGAPRNRLGLAKWLIDRDNPLTARVTVNRYWQMLFSQGLVRTPEDFGSQGVPPTHPELLDWLALDFMTHNWDVKRLLKQIVMSNTYQQSSQVKPEDLKRDPENRWLARFPARRLPAEMLRDNALAVSGLLVEKVGGAPVKPYEVEDSFKPTPRSKGEGLYRRSLYTYWKRTGPAPAMMTFDASKRDVCQVKREKTSSPLQAFIMMNGPQFVEAARNLAEESLRLHPEDSTAAITRMFRQLTSRAPSDQEMSVLNNLYQQNRTHFQTNPEAALSYLKIGDKTRDESLEPAQCAALTVVANTLLNYDETMMQR; translated from the coding sequence ATGAAATCTCTCCTCCGAATTTCAACAATCATGCTCACTTTCGCAGTACTTGCGGTGCAAGTAAAGGCTGCTGAACCAGCAAAGATCAGTTTCAATCAGGATGTCCGTCCTATTCTTTCGGACCGCTGTTATTTCTGTCACGGGCCCGATCCGGCTCATCGTGAAGCCGACCTCCGGCTCGATGACCGCGATGTCGCTCTCGAATTTCTAGCGATTGTGCCGGGCAAGCCGGACGAAAGTGAACTGATCCGCCGCATCGAATCGCACGATCCCGACGAACAAATGCCGCCGCCGGCTTCCAAGCGAATGATTTCAGCTGAGGAAATCGACACCCTGCGAAGCTGGATTACTCAGGGAGCCGAGTATCAGCAGCACTGGTCGTTCCGCCGCATTGAAGAAACGGCTGTTCCAGAAATTGCAGATTCGACCTGGCCGACGAATGAAATCGATCATTTCATTTTGCAGGCATTGAAAGAGCGTCAACTCCAACCCAATCAGCCCGCGAACCGAGAAACCCTGCTTCGCCGAGTGACATTCGACTTAACAGGATTACCTCCGACGCTTGAGGAACTCGATGCGTTTCTGCTGGATGAATCGCCAAAGGCTTACGAAAAAGTTGTCGACCGCTTACTCGCTTCTCCTGCCTACGGCGAGCGGATGACGTCTGAATGGCTCGATGTTGCACGTTACAGCGACACCTATGGCTATCAGGTTGACCGCGACAGATTCGTCTGGCCTTGGCGGGATTGGGTCATCAACTCTTTTAATCAGAATCTGCCTTACGACCAGTTCATCACCGAACAACTGGCAGGCGACCTGCTGCCGAATCCGACGCAGGATCAGATTCTCGCCACGACGTTCAATCGACTGCATCCCCAGAAAGTGGAAGGGGGCAGTGTGCCGGAGGAATTCCGGATTGAATATGTCGCAGACCGAACACAAACATTCGCGACGGCATTCCTCGGCCTGACAATGGAATGTGCCCGCTGTCATTCCCACAAGTACGATCCGCTCACGCAAACCGAGTACTATCAAATCTCCTCCTTCTTCGACAATATTGATGAAGCGGGACTGTATTCGTTTTTCACTTCCGCAATCCCGACACCGACGCTGCTGTTAACTAACGATCAACAGAAGCAGCAGATTGCCGATTTGCAGAAAGCGATTACAGAAAAAGTCTCTGAGGAAGCACAATTGAGGCAAGAGGCTCATTCCCGGTATGAAGAGTGGCGAGTTGGTGATCACTCGGAATTGATCAAAGACCAGCAAAAACTGATTCCTGATCAAATTGCTCATCTGGATTTTGAATCGGGTTCTTTCGGAAATAACACATCAGTTCCCGGTGTTCATGGGCAAGCCGTAAAACTGACGGGCGATGATGCGATCAATCTCGAAGTTGGCAATTTCCGACGGTTTCAACCTTTCTCTGTCAGTCTCTGGATGCAGACTCCCGATGTGAAAGAACGCGCGGTCATCTTCCATCGTTCCCGTGCCTGGACCGATGCCGCCAGTCGTGGGTATGAAATGCTGATCGAAGAGGGGCGCCTTTCGGCTTCGCTGATTCACTTCTGGCCCGGCAACGCGATCAGCATTCGGACAAAAGACAAGATTCCTACATCCGAATGGCTGCATGTGGCAATGACTTATGATGGTTCGAGCCGAGCAGGGGGGATTGGACTGTGGATCAACGGAGTAAAAGCTGAGACGGAAATCATTAGAAATCAGCTTCAGAAAAATATCACCGGTGGTGGGGGCGATAACATTGCGATTGGCGAACGTTTTCGGGATCGCGGCTTTAAAAACGGACTCGTCGATGATTTCAAAGTGTATCAACGTGAGTTGACTCTGGTCGAAGTTGCAGACCTCGCCGAACGACAGTCTCTCGAATCCATTCTGGCGATGACCACTGAAGAACGGACTCCCGAACAACTTTTTCGGATCAAGACCTATTACCTGTCCAACTTCGACGAGGCTTATCGAAAGCATCTCGAAGAATTGCGATCGATGCGGGAAAAACTTTGTAACCTGCTCGATCCCGTTTCGGAAATCATGGTGATGCGGGAGCGGGAAGAGCCTCGACCAACTTATCTGCTGAATCGGGGAGATTACACGCAGCCGGCTGATGAAGTTCGTGATGAAATCCCAGCCGTGCTGAATCCATTTCCTGAGGGAGCCCCGCGAAATCGACTCGGTCTCGCAAAATGGTTGATTGACCGAGACAATCCGCTGACGGCTCGGGTGACCGTCAATCGTTACTGGCAGATGTTGTTCAGTCAGGGACTCGTCCGCACGCCGGAAGATTTCGGTAGTCAGGGCGTCCCTCCGACTCATCCGGAATTGCTCGACTGGCTGGCACTCGACTTCATGACACACAACTGGGATGTCAAACGACTGCTCAAACAGATCGTCATGTCGAACACTTATCAGCAGTCCTCGCAGGTAAAGCCAGAAGACCTTAAACGTGATCCCGAAAATCGCTGGCTTGCCCGCTTTCCCGCTCGGCGTCTGCCAGCCGAGATGCTGCGGGACAATGCGTTGGCAGTCAGCGGACTGCTCGTGGAAAAAGTCGGCGGAGCTCCTGTCAAACCGTACGAAGTCGAAGACTCCTTCAAGCCGACTCCCCGCAGCAAGGGCGAAGGTTTGTATCGCCGCAGCCTCTACACCTACTGGAAACGAACAGGACCCGCTCCTGCGATGATGACCTTCGATGCCTCCAAGCGAGATGTCTGTCAGGTCAAACGCGAAAAAACATCCTCACCACTGCAAGCCTTCATCATGATGAATGGCCCCCAATTCGTCGAAGCGGCTCGCAATCTGGCCGAAGAAAGTTTGCGGCTACATCCTGAAGATTCAACCGCAGCGATAACGCGAATGTTTCGCCAGCTAACCTCGCGGGCTCCTTCCGATCAGGAAATGAGCGTGCTCAATAATCTATACCAGCAGAATCGGACTCACTTTCAGACAAACCCCGAAGCCGCTCTGAGCTACTTGAAGATCGGCGATAAAACTCGCGATGAATCTCTCGAACCCGCTCAATGCGCTGCACTGACTGTCGTAGCGAATACACTACTAAATTACGACGAAACCATGATGCAGAGGTAA
- a CDS encoding Uma2 family endonuclease, with the protein MLSGPLLTAEEFLDRRFSLPESGQWAELHAGEVHLFQPPDLDFGNAVLNLSKLFADYVQKYQHGYPCFDLGLLMETAPDTIFFPAASYFLDGKRFTETDKAITETIPSLVIELASTGDRKQVMLRRIENYLAWGVQEVWVLEPKAQQVTAVNPQTGEVTFQEGDRLISNQLLPNFQCDVEKLFVEPSWWNAM; encoded by the coding sequence ATGCTCAGCGGTCCCCTCTTAACTGCCGAAGAATTCCTGGATCGCCGTTTCTCCCTGCCGGAAAGTGGGCAATGGGCAGAGTTGCACGCGGGGGAAGTGCATTTGTTTCAGCCGCCCGATCTTGATTTTGGCAACGCGGTGCTGAATCTCTCGAAACTCTTTGCCGACTATGTTCAGAAGTATCAGCACGGCTATCCCTGTTTCGATTTGGGACTGCTGATGGAAACCGCACCCGATACCATTTTCTTTCCCGCAGCCAGCTATTTTCTGGATGGAAAGCGATTCACCGAAACCGATAAAGCGATCACAGAAACCATTCCGTCTCTGGTGATCGAACTTGCCTCGACGGGCGATCGCAAGCAGGTCATGTTGCGGCGAATCGAAAACTATCTGGCCTGGGGAGTGCAGGAAGTCTGGGTGCTTGAACCAAAAGCTCAGCAGGTGACTGCCGTCAATCCGCAAACCGGCGAAGTCACTTTTCAAGAAGGAGATCGGCTGATCTCCAATCAACTTCTCCCCAATTTTCAATGTGACGTCGAAAAACTCTTCGTCGAACCAAGCTGGTGGAATGCGATGTGA
- a CDS encoding sulfatase-like hydrolase/transferase: protein MPRLLNCVVLVAFLLIPLNSSIAESQPNVVLIFIDDMGWEDFSCFGNRDATTEHIDRIAEEGIRFEQFYVNSPICSPSRAAITTGQYPQRWQINSYLASRALNKSRGVANWLDLDAPVLGNMLHKAGYATGHFGKWHLGGQRDVGEAPLITDYGFDKSLTNFEGLGPRVLALCDAHNGKPIKRHALGSDTLGRGTIEWVDRSLVTQSFTQAAIEFIRQSQRRDKPFYINLWPDDVHGPWYPPEARRGDGSKRELYLGVLETMDEQLGELFDVIQSDPQLKQNTLILICSDNGPEPGAGSAGPFRGHKTMLYEGGIRSPLIAWGPGLMDESVHGRVNQTSVFAAIDLVPSLLEITGTEPAKNVDFDGENLADVLLGQSDKSRQQPIYFRRPPDRDSFYGVEDLPDLAVRDGDWKLLCEYDGSQAELYDLKNDRGETKNVAAANPEIVNRLKKRVVEWQESMPSDNGENWKEESRKKKKKKKKP from the coding sequence ATGCCACGCTTATTGAATTGTGTAGTTTTAGTCGCTTTTTTGCTGATACCACTCAATTCGAGCATTGCAGAATCACAGCCAAACGTTGTGCTGATTTTTATTGACGACATGGGCTGGGAAGACTTTTCCTGTTTTGGGAATCGAGATGCAACCACCGAGCATATCGATCGGATCGCCGAGGAGGGGATCCGGTTTGAGCAATTCTATGTGAATTCCCCCATCTGCTCTCCTTCGCGAGCCGCGATCACAACAGGCCAATATCCGCAGCGATGGCAAATCAATTCGTATCTGGCTTCCCGAGCTTTGAATAAAAGCAGAGGAGTGGCGAACTGGCTGGATCTGGATGCTCCGGTGCTGGGAAACATGCTGCACAAAGCAGGTTATGCGACGGGGCATTTCGGGAAATGGCATCTGGGTGGGCAGCGGGATGTTGGCGAAGCTCCGCTGATTACTGACTACGGCTTCGACAAATCGCTCACTAACTTCGAGGGTCTTGGTCCCCGCGTGCTGGCCTTATGCGATGCTCATAATGGCAAACCGATTAAAAGACATGCCCTGGGGTCTGATACATTGGGTCGCGGCACAATCGAATGGGTCGATCGCTCACTCGTCACGCAGTCTTTCACGCAGGCCGCTATCGAATTCATTCGGCAAAGCCAGCGGCGGGACAAACCGTTTTATATCAACCTCTGGCCCGATGATGTACACGGCCCCTGGTATCCCCCGGAAGCTCGTCGCGGTGATGGCTCAAAACGGGAGTTATATCTCGGAGTTCTCGAAACAATGGATGAGCAACTCGGCGAGTTGTTTGATGTCATCCAAAGCGACCCGCAGCTGAAACAGAACACATTGATTTTGATCTGTTCAGACAACGGCCCCGAACCGGGAGCAGGTTCCGCTGGTCCATTTCGTGGTCACAAAACAATGTTGTATGAGGGGGGAATTCGCTCGCCCCTAATTGCATGGGGGCCCGGTTTAATGGACGAGTCCGTTCATGGTCGCGTGAACCAAACATCCGTTTTTGCCGCAATCGATCTGGTTCCCAGCCTGCTGGAGATTACAGGAACCGAGCCGGCGAAGAATGTTGATTTTGATGGGGAGAATCTGGCTGACGTCTTACTTGGTCAATCTGATAAGTCACGCCAGCAGCCGATTTATTTCCGGCGTCCACCTGATCGAGATTCTTTTTACGGCGTTGAGGATCTGCCGGATCTGGCAGTCAGGGATGGGGACTGGAAACTTCTGTGTGAATATGATGGCAGTCAGGCAGAATTGTACGATCTGAAGAATGATCGGGGTGAAACGAAGAATGTTGCGGCTGCTAATCCGGAAATTGTCAATCGGCTGAAAAAGCGGGTGGTTGAATGGCAGGAGTCGATGCCTAGTGACAATGGTGAAAACTGGAAGGAAGAATCCAGGAAGAAGAAGAAGAAGAAGAAGAAGCCTTGA
- the hisI gene encoding phosphoribosyl-AMP cyclohydrolase: MSEQIQFADRGEKQQIEQGLELAPKFDANGLIPAIATDYETGTLLMVAYMNEEALKQTVALGEAVYYSRSRQELWHKGATSGHVQIVKEIRVDCDQDAIWLRVDQQGKGACHVGYQSCFYRAVDRENLSDNQPVPLVITETEKSFDPKSVYK; this comes from the coding sequence CAGATTCAATTTGCAGACCGTGGTGAAAAACAACAGATCGAGCAGGGGCTCGAACTGGCTCCCAAGTTTGATGCCAATGGTTTGATTCCCGCTATCGCCACCGATTACGAAACCGGCACACTACTGATGGTAGCATATATGAACGAGGAAGCCCTTAAGCAAACCGTCGCTCTGGGCGAAGCGGTTTATTATAGCCGTTCCCGTCAGGAACTCTGGCACAAGGGAGCAACCAGCGGCCACGTTCAAATTGTCAAGGAAATCCGCGTGGATTGCGATCAAGATGCAATCTGGCTGCGGGTCGATCAACAGGGCAAAGGCGCCTGTCACGTCGGTTATCAGAGCTGTTTCTATCGAGCGGTTGATCGCGAGAATCTGTCGGATAATCAACCTGTGCCGCTCGTGATTACGGAAACTGAAAAGTCGTTTGATCCGAAATCGGTTTATAAATAG